In Pithys albifrons albifrons isolate INPA30051 chromosome 16, PitAlb_v1, whole genome shotgun sequence, a genomic segment contains:
- the GID4 gene encoding glucose-induced degradation protein 4 homolog, whose protein sequence is MPVRSERRRTGGIGGGSGSSSSSSSSSAAGGAAASSLVPPPPINTAQPGVATSLLYSGAKFRGQQRSKGNAYEVEVVMQHVDMENSYLCGYLKIKGLTEEYPTLTTFFEGEIISKKHPFLTRKWDADEDVDRKHWGKFQAFYQFAKTFNSDDFDYEDLKNGDYVFMRWKEQFLVPDHTIKDISGASFAGFYYICFQKSAASIEGYYYHRSSEWYQSLNLTHVPEHSAPIYEFR, encoded by the exons ATGCCGGTTCGGAGCGAGAGACGCCGCACAGGAGGGATTGGAGGAGGCAGCGGTTCgtcctcttcttcttcctcctcctccgccgccGGAGGAGCGGCCGCCAGCAGCCTGGTGCCGCCGCCCCCCATCAACACGGCGCAGCCCGGCGTGGCCACCTCGCTGCTGTACAGCGGGGCCAAATTCCGCGGGCAGCAGCGAAGCAAAGGCAATGCTTATGAGGTGGAGGTCGTCATGCAG CATGTGGATATGGAAAACTCCTATCTCTGTGGATACTTGAAGATTAAAGGCCTTACAGAG gAGTACCCAACCCTCACCACGTTCTTTGAAGGCGAGATAATCAGTAAGAAACACCCGTTCCTAACGCGCAAGTGGGACGCTGACGAAGATGTGGATCGTAAACACTGG ggAAAGTTCCAGGCTTTTTACCAGTTTGCAAAAACATTTAACTCTGATGACTTTGATTATGAAGATCTGAAAAATGGGGACTATGTCTTCATGAGATGGAAG GAGCAGTTCCTAGTCCCAGATCACACCATCAAGGACATCAGTGGTGCTTCCTTTGCTGGTTTCTATTACATCTGCTTCCAGAAGTCAGCAGCATCTATAGAGGGCTATTACTACCATAGGAGTTCAGAATG gTATCAGTCATTGAATTTAACTCACGTTCCTGAGCACAGTGCTCCTATCTACGAATTCCGATGA
- the ATPAF2 gene encoding ATP synthase mitochondrial F1 complex assembly factor 2, which translates to MWRGCRGCHRLLWVRSLPTWLHQSPPAAAGSGLAGPCGRRAYAPPGERKRFYQNVSISQGEGGFEINLDHRKLKTPQAKLFTVPSEALAIAVATEWDSQKDTIKFYTMHLTTLCNTALDNPTQRNKTQLIRAAVKFLETDTLCYRVEDPPALAELQKNEWDPVVAWAEKRYNVTIGSSTSILGPNIPASTKETFISHLASYNMWALQGIEFVITQLKSLILSMGLIDRHITVEKAVLLSRLEEEYQIRRWGNVEWAHDYDLCELRARTAAGTLFVHLCSESSTVKHKLLQD; encoded by the exons ATGTGGCGCGGATGTCGTGGCTGTCACCGGCTGCTGTGGGTGCGCTCCCTGCCCACCTGGCTCCACCAGTCGCCTCCTGCCGCTGCCGGGAGTGGCCTGGCGGGGCCATGCGGCCGCCGGGCCTATGCCCCGCCGGGAG AGAGGAAGAGGTTCTACCAGAACGTGAGCATCTCACAAGGAGAAG GAGGCTTTGAAATAAACCTGGACCACCGAAAGCTGAAAACGCCTCAGGCCAAGCTCTTCACTGTCCCCAGCGAGGCCTTGGCCATTGCAGTGGCAACGGAGTGGGATTCCCAGAAAGACACCATCAAGTTCTACACAATGCACCtg ACCACTCTGTGCAACACAGCCCTGGACAATCCCACTCAGCGAAACAAAACGCAGCTGATCCGGGCGGCCGTGAAGTTCCTGGAGACAGACACCCTCTG CTATCGTGTGGAGGACCCTCCAGCCTTGGCAGAGCTGCAAAAGAATGAGTGGGATCCTGTGGTTGCGTGGGCTGAGAAAAG GTACAATGTGACAATTGGCTCCTCGACCAGCATCCTGGGGCCAAACATCCCAGCCAGCACCAAGGAGACCTTCATCAGCCATCTGGCATCCTACAACATGTGGGCCCTGCAAG GTATAGAATTTGTAATCACCCAGCTGAAATCACTGATCCTGTCCATGGGCCTGATTGACAGGCACATTACAGTAGAGAAAGCTGTGCTTCTGTCTCGCCTGGAGGAAGAATACCAG ATTCGGCGCTGGGGGAACGTGGAGTGGGCCCACGACTACGACCTGTGTGAGCTCCGTGCTCGCACGGCAGCTGGGACTCTCTTTGTTCACCTCTGCTCAGAGAGCTCCACTGTAAAACACAAGCTGTTGCAGGActga